The proteins below are encoded in one region of Leptotrichia sp. oral taxon 218:
- a CDS encoding autotransporter domain-containing protein produces the protein MLKNLKNNFKKKNNFTKYTAVAILAFSIVSCGGGGGGGGSTTGSSTPVAPSNPIAKPVIPPSSGPSQTTTPAVPASGPIAWNDSSVSYDKNNQHSHSDTTYTGSGAKVGIIDVGFENSSLASDLSSKFGSRLHKLTVSGFTATPTQSDDHGVVVASFLGSATEGTAKNVEIYAIDAAKQNSEGKTYPEISLSMYQALQNNGVKIYNQSFGVDSDVTKFSPFSTDVNYYGTQIGTDVLTFYKNAVANGSLFVWSAGNDSTDKNPSLEASLPYFDNTLQKGWINVVSLTSKKDSDLGNTSWDNLTALTPAGVAKNWTVTVVGDQIFEIKGQRYVGSGSSYAAPVVTGTAALLKEKYPWMDGSLIRQTILSTATDIGDPGVDSTYGWGLINIDKALNGPSKFSKELALDENVVVDIPSGTYTFSNDISGDAGLIKNGAGILILSGNSTFTGNTTVNAGKVQVNGVYTSSLNVRPQATLATRNAVIQNDVTNAGTVENTGRTTFAGKYISLENSRIKTDTNSTLHVAGDVKLNNVTVEVAAKDQNGQDKYVTAKGITNDVITSDGTVEGTVKGENERDLVNVDVQRNGNKVTANLSRKNIETYVKDSENSDEMQQNTAANIETAFQKLDEEVENGNTQNVENFERKAAVLQGLSTKSASSAAVLDSLSGQIYASAQALTFQQSQTVNKDLSNRLVMLGTLDNVGDKFGLWITGLGANGKLKQDGYAEGKTKVYGGQVGVDKQFGDNLILGTALSYSKANVKFNRYGGKSDANNFGVSLYGRLGNKENPLYLQGRAGIGFVDSDVERDIILSPTDASRAKINHNDKVISGYLETGYDFKNKKGDFVVTPFVGVSHDTVRRGSFSEDNSQFGLKADKKTYAQTSGLVGLRVGKSVDWKGGSKSTFQGYVTHQTALNNEDLSFDASYTGLSNAKFKVKGIGLPKNRTWVGVGALTEVNKNFGWYANYDGSVDSGKKGKGHNNVFTTGVRVNF, from the coding sequence TTTCAATTGTAAGCTGCGGAGGAGGAGGTGGAGGAGGTGGAAGTACAACAGGTTCTTCAACACCAGTTGCACCTTCAAATCCAATAGCAAAGCCGGTAATTCCACCATCAAGTGGTCCTTCACAAACAACTACACCGGCAGTACCAGCTTCAGGACCAATTGCTTGGAACGATTCTTCGGTAAGTTATGACAAAAATAATCAGCATAGCCATTCAGATACAACTTATACTGGAAGCGGAGCAAAAGTAGGGATTATTGATGTCGGTTTTGAAAATTCTTCTCTAGCATCTGATTTAAGTTCAAAATTTGGGAGCAGACTTCATAAGTTGACAGTTTCAGGATTTACAGCTACACCTACTCAAAGTGATGATCATGGAGTTGTAGTTGCTTCATTTTTAGGAAGTGCAACTGAAGGAACAGCAAAAAATGTTGAAATTTATGCAATTGACGCAGCAAAACAAAATAGCGAAGGAAAAACATATCCAGAAATAAGTCTTAGTATGTACCAAGCGCTACAAAATAACGGAGTAAAAATTTATAACCAATCTTTTGGAGTTGACAGTGATGTCACTAAATTCAGTCCATTTTCAACTGATGTCAATTATTATGGAACTCAAATTGGAACTGATGTTTTAACATTTTATAAAAATGCTGTGGCTAACGGCTCTTTATTTGTCTGGTCAGCAGGAAATGACTCGACTGATAAAAACCCTTCGCTTGAAGCGAGTTTACCTTATTTTGACAATACATTGCAAAAAGGTTGGATAAATGTAGTTTCTTTGACATCTAAAAAAGATTCAGATCTAGGAAATACTTCTTGGGACAATCTTACTGCATTGACACCAGCGGGAGTTGCAAAAAACTGGACAGTTACAGTTGTGGGAGACCAGATTTTTGAAATAAAAGGACAAAGATATGTAGGTTCAGGATCTTCTTATGCAGCACCGGTTGTTACAGGTACAGCGGCACTACTTAAAGAAAAATATCCTTGGATGGACGGAAGTCTTATAAGACAAACTATTTTATCAACAGCAACTGACATAGGAGATCCAGGAGTGGATTCAACTTACGGATGGGGTCTTATAAATATTGACAAAGCTCTAAATGGACCTTCTAAATTTAGTAAGGAACTTGCATTGGATGAAAATGTTGTAGTTGATATTCCAAGTGGAACTTACACATTTTCAAACGATATTTCAGGAGATGCTGGTTTAATTAAAAATGGAGCAGGAATTTTAATTTTATCAGGAAACAGCACATTTACAGGAAATACAACAGTAAATGCAGGAAAAGTTCAAGTAAACGGAGTTTATACATCTTCGCTTAATGTGAGACCGCAAGCGACACTTGCAACTAGAAACGCAGTTATACAAAATGATGTGACAAATGCTGGAACAGTTGAAAATACTGGTAGAACAACATTTGCTGGAAAATATATTTCACTTGAAAATTCGAGAATTAAGACAGATACAAATTCCACATTACATGTAGCTGGAGATGTCAAATTAAATAATGTGACAGTAGAAGTTGCGGCAAAAGACCAAAATGGACAGGATAAATATGTCACAGCCAAAGGCATTACAAATGATGTAATCACTTCAGACGGAACAGTTGAAGGAACTGTAAAAGGTGAAAATGAAAGAGATTTAGTAAATGTAGATGTTCAAAGAAACGGAAACAAAGTTACAGCAAATCTTAGTCGTAAAAATATTGAAACATATGTAAAAGACTCTGAAAATTCTGATGAAATGCAGCAAAATACGGCAGCAAACATAGAAACAGCATTTCAAAAATTAGACGAAGAAGTTGAAAATGGAAATACACAAAATGTGGAAAACTTTGAGAGAAAAGCAGCAGTATTGCAAGGACTTTCTACAAAAAGTGCTTCAAGTGCAGCGGTACTAGACAGTTTGTCTGGACAAATTTACGCTTCAGCACAAGCGCTAACTTTCCAGCAATCACAGACAGTGAATAAAGACTTGTCAAATCGTCTTGTAATGCTTGGAACACTTGACAATGTCGGAGATAAATTCGGACTTTGGATAACAGGACTTGGAGCAAACGGAAAATTGAAACAGGATGGTTACGCTGAAGGAAAAACTAAAGTTTACGGTGGTCAAGTTGGAGTTGACAAACAATTTGGCGACAATTTGATTTTAGGAACTGCATTATCTTATTCCAAAGCAAATGTCAAATTTAACAGATACGGTGGAAAATCTGATGCAAATAACTTTGGTGTTTCATTGTATGGAAGATTAGGAAATAAAGAAAATCCTTTATATTTACAGGGTCGTGCAGGAATCGGATTTGTGGATAGTGATGTCGAAAGAGATATTATTTTGAGTCCGACTGATGCTTCAAGAGCTAAAATTAATCACAATGACAAAGTAATTTCAGGATACTTGGAAACAGGATATGACTTTAAAAATAAAAAAGGTGACTTTGTTGTGACACCATTTGTTGGAGTTTCTCATGATACAGTAAGACGAGGTTCTTTTTCAGAAGATAACAGCCAATTTGGTCTAAAAGCTGATAAAAAAACATATGCTCAAACTTCAGGATTAGTTGGATTAAGAGTTGGAAAATCAGTTGACTGGAAAGGTGGAAGCAAATCGACATTCCAAGGTTATGTAACTCACCAAACTGCTCTTAACAACGAAGATTTAAGTTTTGATGCAAGTTATACAGGACTGTCTAATGCAAAATTCAAAGTAAAAGGAATTGGATTACCTAAAAATAGAACTTGGGTAGGAGTTGGAGCATTGACAGAAGTGAATAAAAACTTTGGCTGGTATGCAAATTACGACGGTTCAGTTGACAGCGGTAAAAAAGGAAAAGGACATAACAATGTATTTACAACAGGAGTGAGAGTAAACTTCTAA
- a CDS encoding biotin transporter BioY — MKENTLISNIANFETKEKETLKNILLVLGGVAFLSLMSQVIIPLPFTPVPISLGTFGVTLMALLYGRKLGTATILSYVAAGSLGAPIFAGFKSGSLFSPTGGYILGYIVATIILGYLSDKGVTKSYVKTFFSLLLSSAIILTLGSIVLSLFVPGKNAFMVGVLPFLPGDAIKSTTITLLLPTLWKVIGKDKN; from the coding sequence ATGAAAGAAAATACTTTAATTAGTAATATTGCAAATTTTGAAACAAAAGAAAAAGAAACTTTAAAAAATATTCTTTTAGTGTTAGGTGGAGTTGCATTTTTATCGTTAATGTCACAAGTTATAATTCCGCTTCCTTTCACTCCAGTGCCAATCTCGCTTGGAACATTCGGAGTTACATTGATGGCGTTATTATACGGTAGAAAATTGGGGACAGCAACTATACTTTCATATGTTGCAGCAGGTAGCTTGGGAGCTCCTATTTTTGCTGGATTTAAATCAGGATCGTTATTTTCACCAACAGGAGGATATATTTTAGGATATATTGTAGCTACAATAATTTTAGGATACTTATCTGACAAAGGTGTTACAAAATCTTATGTGAAAACATTTTTCTCATTGCTACTTTCAAGTGCTATTATTTTAACACTTGGATCAATAGTATTGTCATTATTTGTACCTGGTAAAAATGCGTTTATGGTTGGAGTATTGCCTTTCCTTCCTGGAGATGCGATAAAATCAACAACAATTACACTTTTACTTCCAACATTGTGGAAAGTTATTGGAAAAGATAAAAATTAA
- the fucO gene encoding lactaldehyde reductase, whose amino-acid sequence MVNRIILNEVSYHGFGAIESIPGEVEKNKFKKAFICTDPGLIKAGAAKKITDVLDKSNLEYLIFSDVQQNPTIENVKAGVEKFKESGADYIIAIGGGSAMDCAKAVAIIINNPEFSDVRSLEGVADTKNKCVPIIAVATTAGTAAEVTINYVITDIEKNRKFVCVDPHDMPVVAIVDPGMMMTMPKELTAATGLDALTHAIEGFTTKAAWEMTDMFHLKAIELIAKYLRKAVENDEEAKEKMALASYLAGMGFSNVGLGIVHSMAHPLGAFYGTPHGVANAIILPTVMEYNAEYTGEKFREIAKAFGIKHTRRMAPEEYRKAAVDAVRQLAHDVNIPENLKGIMDIKDLDFIAESALNDVCTGGNPRDTNLEEIKELYKKLL is encoded by the coding sequence ATGGTAAACCGTATCATTTTAAATGAAGTATCTTATCATGGATTTGGAGCAATTGAATCTATTCCAGGTGAAGTGGAAAAAAATAAATTCAAAAAGGCTTTTATTTGTACAGATCCTGGATTAATTAAGGCTGGAGCAGCTAAAAAAATTACTGATGTACTTGATAAATCTAATTTAGAATATTTAATATTTTCTGATGTTCAACAAAATCCTACAATTGAAAATGTAAAAGCTGGAGTTGAAAAATTTAAAGAAAGTGGTGCAGATTATATTATTGCAATTGGTGGAGGTTCTGCTATGGATTGTGCCAAAGCTGTAGCAATTATTATAAATAATCCTGAATTTTCTGATGTTCGAAGTCTTGAAGGAGTTGCAGATACAAAAAATAAATGCGTTCCAATAATCGCAGTTGCAACTACAGCTGGAACAGCTGCCGAAGTTACAATAAATTATGTTATAACAGATATTGAAAAAAATAGAAAATTTGTCTGCGTTGACCCACACGATATGCCAGTAGTTGCAATAGTTGACCCAGGAATGATGATGACAATGCCAAAAGAATTAACAGCTGCAACTGGACTTGATGCACTAACTCATGCAATCGAAGGATTTACAACAAAAGCTGCTTGGGAAATGACTGACATGTTTCATTTAAAAGCAATCGAATTAATAGCAAAATATTTGAGAAAAGCTGTGGAAAATGACGAAGAAGCTAAAGAAAAAATGGCTCTTGCCTCATATTTAGCAGGAATGGGATTCTCAAATGTAGGACTTGGAATCGTACACTCAATGGCTCATCCTCTAGGAGCATTTTACGGAACTCCACACGGTGTTGCAAACGCAATAATTTTACCAACTGTAATGGAATACAATGCTGAATATACAGGGGAAAAATTTAGAGAAATAGCAAAGGCTTTTGGAATAAAACACACTAGAAGAATGGCTCCTGAAGAATATAGAAAAGCAGCAGTAGATGCTGTAAGACAATTAGCACACGATGTAAATATTCCTGAAAATTTAAAGGGAATAATGGACATAAAAGATTTGGATTTTATCGCCGAATCAGCTTTGAATGATGTCTGCACTGGCGGAAATCCACGAGATACAAACTTGGAAGAAATAAAAGAACTTTATAAAAAATTATTGTAA
- the msrA gene encoding peptide-methionine (S)-S-oxide reductase MsrA, producing the protein MEKEIYLAGGCFWGVQHFFKKAPGVLSTTVGYANGQTLETSYDILKMTDHVENVYIKYDSNIVSLEQLLTYYFSIIDPTSLNRQGYDEGRQYRTGIYYKDREDLNVITKKMEEEQKKYSTDIKVEVKKINHFIPAEDYHQNYLEKHPDKECHIDMENAIKIFKKEKKEEY; encoded by the coding sequence ATGGAAAAAGAAATATATTTAGCTGGAGGATGCTTTTGGGGAGTACAGCACTTTTTTAAAAAAGCTCCTGGCGTTTTGAGTACAACTGTTGGCTACGCAAATGGTCAAACTTTGGAAACTAGCTATGATATTTTAAAGATGACTGACCACGTCGAAAATGTTTACATAAAATATGATTCTAACATAGTTTCACTGGAACAATTATTGACTTATTATTTTTCAATAATCGATCCCACAAGTTTAAATCGCCAAGGATATGACGAAGGTCGACAGTACAGAACTGGAATCTATTACAAAGATAGAGAAGATTTAAATGTTATCACAAAAAAAATGGAAGAAGAACAAAAAAAATATTCTACAGATATAAAAGTCGAAGTCAAAAAAATAAATCATTTCATCCCAGCTGAAGATTATCATCAAAATTATTTAGAAAAACATCCAGACAAGGAATGCCATATTGACATGGAAAACGCCATAAAAATTTTTAAAAAAGAAAAAAAAGAAGAATATTAA
- a CDS encoding MalY/PatB family protein, which produces MKYNFDEIIDRKNNHSVKYCEIDKKFGVDKDSDIIPLWIADMDFKTAQPIIDAIQKKAEHGIFGYVYRPDEYFESFINWQKRRYNWEPKKELVSFSIGVVPTLGSLVQIFSKPNDKILIQTPVYSEFYDINEDNKRIVIENRFIEKDGKYSLDLVDLENKLKEKPKFLIFCNPHNPLGKVWTYDELKTIGDLCIKYGVTVISDEIHSDLTLWDNKHIPMASVSEEIRQNTITCTSTGKAFNVAGLQCATIVFNNLETKEKFYRFWKDLEVHRNNPFNLVATIAAYSNSGEEYLNQLIEYLQNNILFLNDFFKKYIPEIQPNVPQATYLVWLDCRKLCEKFGFNQEQLEEFMLKEAKIGLNPGRSFQKGLEGFMRLNTACPRSVLEKALNQLKDAIENFKHK; this is translated from the coding sequence ATGAAATACAACTTTGATGAAATTATCGACAGAAAAAATAATCACTCTGTAAAATATTGTGAAATTGACAAAAAATTTGGAGTTGATAAAGATAGCGACATTATTCCTCTTTGGATTGCCGATATGGACTTTAAAACAGCACAACCTATAATTGACGCCATTCAAAAAAAGGCTGAACACGGGATTTTTGGCTATGTCTACCGTCCTGATGAATATTTTGAATCGTTTATCAACTGGCAAAAGAGAAGATACAACTGGGAACCAAAAAAAGAACTTGTAAGTTTTAGTATCGGTGTTGTTCCAACGCTTGGCTCTCTTGTTCAAATTTTTTCAAAACCAAATGACAAGATTTTGATTCAAACACCAGTTTATTCAGAATTTTACGATATTAACGAAGATAACAAAAGAATTGTAATTGAAAATCGTTTTATTGAAAAAGATGGAAAATATTCACTAGATTTAGTTGATTTGGAAAATAAATTAAAAGAAAAACCAAAATTTCTTATCTTTTGCAATCCACACAACCCGCTTGGAAAAGTTTGGACTTACGACGAATTAAAAACAATTGGGGATTTATGCATAAAATACGGTGTTACTGTCATTTCTGATGAAATTCACTCAGACTTGACTTTATGGGACAACAAACACATTCCAATGGCAAGTGTTTCTGAAGAAATAAGACAAAACACAATTACTTGCACTTCGACTGGAAAAGCGTTTAATGTAGCTGGACTGCAATGTGCGACAATCGTTTTCAACAACTTGGAAACAAAAGAAAAATTTTATAGATTTTGGAAAGACTTAGAAGTTCACAGAAATAATCCATTTAACTTGGTTGCCACAATAGCGGCTTACTCTAACAGCGGAGAAGAATATTTGAACCAATTAATCGAATATTTGCAAAACAATATTTTATTTTTAAATGATTTTTTCAAAAAATATATTCCAGAAATTCAGCCAAATGTGCCACAAGCGACTTACTTAGTTTGGCTTGACTGTCGAAAATTATGTGAAAAATTTGGATTTAATCAAGAACAATTGGAAGAATTTATGCTAAAAGAAGCAAAAATTGGACTAAATCCTGGACGAAGTTTTCAAAAAGGACTGGAAGGATTTATGAGATTAAATACAGCTTGTCCTAGAAGCGTTCTGGAAAAAGCATTAAACCAATTAAAAGATGCGATTGAAAATTTCAAGCATAAATAA
- a CDS encoding RNA-guided endonuclease TnpB family protein — translation MYLTLKQQVKHLSKKEFRNLKYLSHIAKNLTNEAIYNIRQYYFNKKKYLSYNENYKMLKNSENYKKLNSNMAQQILKEVDGSFKSFFGLLKLAKNGQYNFKDIKLPKYLAKDGFTTLVIGFVRLKDDMLIVPYSNSFRKTHKEIAIKLPPVLKDKKIKEIRIIPKQHSRYFEIQYTYEVEEVQRELNKENALGIDLGIDNLCTCVTNTGASFIIDGRKLKSINQYYNKTNAKLQSIKDKQKIKRTTLRQKRIARKRNNRIEDYLSKAARIIVNYCLNNDIGKLVLGYNENFQRKSNIGSINNQNFVNIPYGKLRDKLIYLCKLYGIEFRLQEESYTSKASFFDGDEIPIYDKENQKEYIFSGKRIKRGLYQTSKGYQLNADCNGALNILRKSKVVDLNILYNRGELDTPKRIRVV, via the coding sequence ATGTATTTAACTTTAAAACAGCAGGTAAAACATCTTAGTAAAAAAGAGTTTAGGAATTTAAAATATTTATCTCATATAGCCAAGAACTTAACTAATGAAGCTATATATAATATTAGACAGTATTATTTTAATAAGAAAAAGTATTTAAGTTATAACGAAAACTATAAAATGCTTAAAAATAGCGAGAACTATAAAAAATTAAATTCTAATATGGCTCAACAAATTCTAAAGGAAGTAGACGGAAGTTTCAAATCATTTTTTGGACTTTTGAAACTTGCTAAGAATGGTCAATATAATTTTAAAGATATAAAATTACCTAAATATCTTGCTAAAGATGGTTTTACAACTCTTGTTATAGGTTTTGTTAGATTAAAAGATGATATGCTGATAGTTCCTTATTCAAATTCATTTAGAAAGACACATAAGGAAATCGCAATAAAACTACCACCAGTATTAAAAGACAAGAAGATAAAAGAAATTAGAATAATACCTAAACAACATTCTAGGTACTTTGAAATTCAATATACTTATGAGGTAGAAGAAGTTCAAAGGGAATTAAATAAAGAAAATGCACTAGGAATTGATTTAGGTATAGATAATCTTTGTACTTGTGTTACAAATACTGGAGCATCATTCATAATAGATGGTAGAAAATTAAAATCAATAAATCAATACTATAATAAGACAAATGCAAAATTGCAAAGCATTAAAGATAAGCAAAAGATTAAGCGGACAACATTAAGACAAAAAAGAATAGCTAGAAAGAGAAATAATCGTATAGAAGATTATCTTTCAAAAGCGGCAAGAATAATTGTAAATTATTGTCTTAATAATGATATAGGAAAATTAGTTCTAGGATATAACGAGAATTTTCAAAGAAAATCAAATATAGGAAGTATAAATAATCAAAACTTTGTGAATATACCATATGGAAAATTAAGAGATAAATTAATATATCTATGTAAACTATATGGAATAGAATTTAGACTACAAGAAGAGAGTTATACATCAAAAGCAAGTTTCTTTGATGGAGATGAGATTCCAATATATGATAAAGAAAATCAAAAAGAATATATATTCAGTGGAAAAAGGATAAAAAGAGGACTATATCAAACAAGTAAAGGCTATCAATTAAATGCAGATTGTAATGGAGCATTAAATATATTAAGAAAAAGTAAAGTTGTGGATTTAAATATCCTATACAATAGAGGTGAGCTGGACACGCCTAAAAGAATAAGGGTAGTATAA
- a CDS encoding MarR family transcriptional regulator: MYENFSKHIGKLVCRHGAKPCNKETELLGTLKASIATT, translated from the coding sequence TTGTACGAAAATTTTAGTAAGCATATAGGGAAACTTGTATGTAGACACGGAGCAAAACCGTGCAACAAAGAAACTGAATTGCTGGGAACTCTTAAAGCTAGTATAGCCACAACATAA
- a CDS encoding type I phosphomannose isomerase catalytic subunit gives MLYPLKFKKVFIEKIWGGKNLEKKLDIELPKDKNIGESWEVSAHPNGMGIALNGKLKGKTLKEIYSEYKDKLVGKKVFEKYPDKFPLLIKFLDVNDRLSIQVHPSDEVAMKKHNEFGKSESWYIVYASDDATLILGTKPGVTKKKFLEKVKNNDFSDLFEERSVKTGDFIK, from the coding sequence ATGCTATATCCGTTAAAATTTAAAAAAGTTTTTATTGAAAAAATTTGGGGAGGAAAAAATTTAGAAAAAAAACTGGATATTGAACTTCCGAAAGATAAAAATATCGGGGAATCTTGGGAAGTTTCTGCTCATCCAAATGGAATGGGAATTGCGCTAAATGGAAAACTAAAAGGTAAAACTTTGAAAGAAATTTATTCTGAATATAAAGATAAACTGGTTGGAAAAAAAGTTTTTGAAAAATACCCAGATAAATTTCCACTTCTTATAAAATTTTTGGATGTAAACGACAGACTTTCCATCCAAGTTCATCCAAGCGATGAAGTTGCAATGAAAAAACACAATGAATTTGGAAAAAGCGAGTCTTGGTACATTGTTTACGCAAGTGATGACGCCACTTTGATTTTAGGAACAAAACCTGGTGTCACAAAGAAAAAATTTTTAGAAAAAGTTAAAAATAATGATTTTAGCGACTTATTTGAAGAAAGATCGGTAAAAACTGGAGATTTTATTAAATAG
- a CDS encoding adenylate kinase: protein MNIVLFGAPGAGKGTQAKQLVKKYGIPQISTGDILRAAIANKTPLGLQAKELMDQGKLVSDEIVNGLVEKRLAEKDCEEGFILDGFPRTVAQAQELDKILARLGKQIDKVIALKVSDEEIIERITGRRVSKKTGKIYHIKYNPPVDENPEDLYQRPDDNEETVRNRLKVYKEQTAPVLDFYKAQNKVYSVGGHKEKMEEITKAIVEILEK, encoded by the coding sequence ATGAATATAGTATTATTTGGAGCACCAGGTGCTGGAAAAGGAACTCAAGCAAAACAATTGGTTAAAAAATATGGAATTCCACAAATTTCAACTGGAGATATTTTAAGAGCGGCAATCGCTAATAAAACTCCACTTGGATTACAAGCTAAAGAACTTATGGATCAAGGAAAATTAGTTTCAGATGAAATTGTAAACGGACTTGTGGAAAAAAGACTTGCCGAAAAAGACTGCGAAGAAGGATTTATCTTAGACGGATTTCCTAGAACTGTAGCACAGGCGCAAGAGTTGGACAAGATTTTAGCTAGACTTGGAAAACAGATTGATAAAGTTATCGCACTTAAAGTTAGTGACGAAGAAATTATTGAAAGAATAACTGGAAGAAGAGTGTCTAAAAAAACAGGAAAAATTTATCATATAAAATACAATCCGCCAGTTGATGAAAATCCTGAAGATTTATACCAAAGACCAGATGATAACGAAGAAACAGTTAGAAACAGACTAAAAGTTTATAAAGAACAGACAGCGCCAGTTTTAGATTTTTACAAAGCTCAAAATAAAGTTTACAGCGTTGGCGGACATAAAGAAAAAATGGAAGAGATTACAAAAGCTATTGTTGAAATTTTGGAAAAATAA
- the map gene encoding type I methionyl aminopeptidase, whose translation MIIYKTLEEIKKIKKANEIIARLLEDVLPKYVKAGVSTYELDKIAEDYIRSQGAIPGTKGYDIGRPYPPYPAATCISVNEVVVHGIPSKDKILKEGDILTVDTVTVLDGYFGDAATTYAVGEIDATSKKLMEVTEKAREIGIEAARAGNRIGDIGAAIQEYVEKYGFSLVRDFAGHGVGKEMHEDPMIPNYGRAGTGAKIENGMVITVEPMVNVGTHKVKILSDMWTAVTRDKKRSAQYEHSLAIIDGKPVILSLKD comes from the coding sequence ATGATTATTTACAAAACATTAGAAGAAATAAAAAAAATAAAAAAAGCTAATGAAATAATTGCAAGACTTTTGGAAGATGTTTTGCCAAAATATGTAAAAGCTGGGGTTAGTACTTATGAATTGGACAAAATTGCAGAAGATTACATAAGAAGTCAAGGTGCAATTCCAGGAACAAAAGGCTATGATATAGGAAGACCATATCCGCCATATCCAGCTGCAACTTGTATTTCTGTAAATGAAGTTGTTGTTCACGGAATCCCAAGTAAAGATAAAATTTTAAAAGAAGGGGATATTTTAACAGTTGACACAGTTACAGTTTTGGATGGATATTTTGGAGATGCGGCGACTACTTATGCTGTCGGAGAAATTGACGCAACTTCTAAAAAATTGATGGAAGTTACCGAAAAAGCTCGTGAAATTGGGATTGAAGCTGCAAGAGCTGGAAATAGAATTGGAGATATAGGAGCTGCAATTCAAGAATATGTTGAAAAATATGGATTTTCTTTGGTCAGAGATTTTGCTGGACATGGGGTTGGAAAAGAAATGCACGAAGATCCGATGATTCCAAATTATGGTCGAGCTGGAACTGGTGCAAAAATTGAAAATGGTATGGTAATTACAGTAGAACCTATGGTAAATGTGGGAACTCATAAAGTAAAAATATTGTCTGATATGTGGACAGCTGTGACAAGGGATAAAAAAAGATCTGCTCAATATGAACACAGCCTTGCTATTATTGATGGAAAACCTGTTATTTTAAGTTTAAAAGATTAA
- a CDS encoding DUF1304 domain-containing protein, producing MSILAKFLIFLVALEHFYILYLEMYGTESKTAQKTFNLDLEFLKDERVKKILANQGLYNGFLASGLVWSLIEATEYQVQIAVFFIVCIICAAFYGSVTASKKIFMLQGVPAILALIALLLPLLIS from the coding sequence TTGAGTATACTAGCAAAATTTTTAATATTTTTAGTGGCGTTGGAGCATTTTTATATTTTATATCTCGAAATGTATGGAACTGAAAGTAAAACTGCACAAAAAACATTTAATTTAGATTTGGAATTTTTAAAAGATGAAAGAGTAAAAAAAATTCTTGCAAATCAAGGATTATACAATGGATTTTTAGCTTCTGGACTAGTTTGGAGCTTGATTGAAGCAACTGAATATCAAGTTCAAATAGCAGTATTTTTTATTGTTTGTATCATATGTGCAGCGTTTTATGGCTCAGTTACCGCATCTAAAAAAATATTTATGTTACAGGGAGTTCCAGCAATTTTAGCATTAATAGCTTTATTATTACCACTACTAATTTCATAA